The following is a genomic window from Candidatus Dadabacteria bacterium.
GAAAAAGGCCGACTACTACGTCAGTTGCGCGGATTTCCACGACCGCAACGGCGTCTATTTCGACCTTGATTTTCTGGTGATTGAAAAAGACGGCAAGTTCCAGGCCTTACAGGGTATCGTACACAAAGTCGGGAGCGTCAAACGGAAGTATCATTTGGAAAGCTAGACTGGCCACAGGAATATAGGAACTTCCAAGCGGTGGGGGACAGCCCTGCCTGCATGAAGCCATGCCAGCACCGCCATCACTCAATGAAGAAGAGCTGTTACAGAGTGGATTCCGGTATGCCTACGCACTCACTCATCACCATCACGATGCTGAGGACTTGGTGCAGACGGCTTGGCTTAAGTTACATCAGCGGTATAGCGAAGTGAAAACGAAGGCTCTTTTTTTCACAACTATCCGAAATCTGTACATCGACCAGTACCGCAGACGGAAACGCGTCCGGTTTATCACGCTCACAAGCGAACACGAGAGTCTCTCGGCTTCCGCCGCCGCCACTGGGGAAGACACTAAGGTCGCCATAGATCAGATGCTTTCCAAATTGCGGGATATCGAGCGCGAAGCCCTGTTTCTGCATATCGTGGAGGGCTACTCGGCCAATGAAATTGCCACGCTGACCGGCAGGCCTCGGGGAACTGTCCTGAGTCTCATACATAGAAGTAGGAAAAAATTGACTGCCTTAAATACGGTCGACTGAACATCATGAAGAACTTGGAACAAGAACTCAAGAACTACTATCGAAGCAAGCGCCTTGATTCGCACAGGGTCACGGCAATGCAAGCCTCCGTCAATGAGATGGGAAGAACGCGCCACAGTGTCTCTTATCTTATCCCAATTGCCGCGGTAATATTGCTGACAATCGGAATTGGGCTGTGGCTGCACATTAGTACGGACAGCGGCCTTACCCATCAGGTGGTCGCCGAAATCGGACACAATCACCGCCAACACGGC
Proteins encoded in this region:
- a CDS encoding RNA polymerase sigma factor, translating into MPAPPSLNEEELLQSGFRYAYALTHHHHDAEDLVQTAWLKLHQRYSEVKTKALFFTTIRNLYIDQYRRRKRVRFITLTSEHESLSASAAATGEDTKVAIDQMLSKLRDIEREALFLHIVEGYSANEIATLTGRPRGTVLSLIHRSRKKLTALNTVD